The DNA sequence tggggTTCATATGCTTATTTCACCGttaaataaacttataaaagaaggggaaatatatttttaaatttttttgatattaaattttttaaagttttattgTTGTGGTGTGGGTGTTATAGTTTTTTGATTGTTTTTTCAAACTAACTTATACATGCggtttttttaatttctcaaaCTGTACTCGCACCGTAAAACTAAAAAACTGTAGAAATCGTACCACAATAAATGGTGTGGTGCGGTGCTTTACGATTTTGACTAtcaccaaataattaaactattataAATACAACAAAGTTTAAACAACACcggtcaaaaataccataaggttttaaaataaatataaaaaaagtttttcaacaatataataattagtGGACTTTAGACTGGGCTTTTACATATTAgatgtaaataaatataaaagttgTATTGTTATAATATATGGTGCGGTGTGATTTTAATAGCATATTAGTAATTTAAAATTGCAAATAGCACTGCACTGTTTGCACTGCAAACAACAATTCAAAATTAccgtttaaaaaaaattcaaactgcGACCGTActacaaaaaatttcaaaccacaTTTGTTTGCAATGCAAATGATTTGAGTGATTTTAACAGTTTGAACAATTTGATgaataacaaatttaaatttacaaGAGCATTCCTAACTCGCAATGAAAGTTGgcccatgaaaaaaaaaaagaaaacttatAATAGAATAGGAAGAAAATATGAATATTCCAAAATAAATAGGATGCTTTTATTGGCTTGTAAGTTGGGTGTGAGAGAGTGAGTGGCCCTCAATCTCAATTCTCACCCCTTCTTCACACTCGAATCCAACTCACCAAACATTCATTCCTTTTATGCCATAATAATTGTTCTttctcctttttctttttattattcaaaaccaaaaccctttCAATCCAATCCTCCCACCAAAAATGACCTCCTCTCACCACCACTCCGAGCTAGACTCCTACGCCACCGACTCCGTCGCCTCCTCCCCACGCTCCGATCATCAGCCTCACGACCTTCACACACGTGTCCGCTTCATGTGCAGTTTCGGCGGCAAGATCGTCCCCCGACCACATGACAATCAGCTCCGATACGTCGGCGGTGATACTCGCATTGTAGCCGTTCACAGAGCCACCAACTTCTCCGGTTTACTCACCAAGCTCTCTAAACTCTctggtatatattttatttattcaattctAATTTCTAATTCAACTCTGCCATCGGATGGTGGGttcgatttaatttgagttCATCCGTATTGATTAATTGTTGTTCATATTTTGGGGGTTTTGTCTACTGAAGGCACTAGCGACGTGATCGTCAAGTATCAACTACCGAATGAGGATTTGGATGCTCTGATCTCAGTGACCACAGACGAGGACGTGGAAAACATGGTGGACGAGTACGATCGATTAGTtcaaaaccaaaacccgaaATCGACGCGCCTCCGGATTTTCCTATTTTCCAAAGACGAGGAATATTCCGAAACCAGTAGTATTACTTCGATCCTCCACGGCTCCACTAATCGGGACACTTGGTTCATCGACGCGCTCAATAGCGGTGGCGCGTCGACCGGTCTTCAGAGAGGCCGCTCCGAAGTTTCTTCAATAGTATCCGAAGTACCGGATTATCTATTTGGGCTTGATAATCCCGATGATCCTCAGAATCGCGGCGGTGATCCCAAGCATAAATTCCGACCCGTTTTGCACGATTGCGTCTCAGGTTCGGATCCTGGATCTCCCGCTCCAAGAGTTTCTTCGCCGTTTTGCTCCACTTCATCTGTTCCTTCCGTCCATCTAATCCCCAACCTCCCACCGGTTAGAACCAAATCAGAAAGCCAATTCCCGATGACCGAAAAGAGCGAAACACCCATATCACAACCGGCTGGGTACACAGAAAACTCCATGATGCATTACGTCACAGCTGCGGACACTCTTTATCCGGCTCAACCCGTACGCCAAGTGCCCCTTTACTATGTCCCAACTTCGATACCGCCGCCAGAAAATTTCCCAATCCAACATGTTTCTGTTCCAATACGGGCGCCGTATGTTCCGGTGCAGCAGTATCCGGTGGTAACGGGTCAGATTCCGGTCGGGTACCATTATCCGGTTCAAGGTGTGGATGCTCAGGTGTATGGTGGTGGAGGTCTGAGGCCTGCCACGTCACTGGATCCACGTGATCTTTCGGGGGCCAGATTGGTCCCTGATGGAGTGAGCCAGCAGCAGCAGATGCTATATGGTGTCAGAAATCAAGTTCCAGTGTATCCGGGTATGGCAGTACCCGCCCAAGGGGAAGATTTGCGAGGACCCGGGTTTGGACTCGATTTAAAGATAAGTAAGGTCAACCATTCATCTTGATTCTTGACCAATTAAAAAAGCAAAagaataatcataataataaacGTCAATGGGGATCATTGATTAGTGATTGATTGTTtggtatataattttctattagcTATATGTGTATAAACATTTTTTGTTTTGAGGGATCGATGATTGTATGTTCAACTGTAATTAGcttcttgatttgtttttctttctaGTGTGATGAACGTGAATGGTTATctgattttgtttttgttataataaagaaaaaaaagttaaaaaaaaaattgtcaagaAGTCTTATTGTAAAAATTAAAGCTCTGAATCAATTGttcataaaaagaaaaagggagAACCAACGTGGCTCCTTTTTGTATATTTTCTGCCCAAGCATTTTTAACTTCTGTTTGTATGTGCAGCActtgtagtaaataatgtcaaacAAAGATTAAAAGAAAGTCCTTTGACACAAATTaggaataataaaaaaaaacatcttTAAGCAATTACAGAagaatatatacaatattatcaGTATCCATAAATAGCACGTCGACTCTGATTCTCTTTCTTACCATAGAGTATTACTTATCTCtctaattaaaaaagaaaaaaaaaaagagaaggttAAAGTAGTTTTGTCGTCTTCTTGTTAGACTTGTGTCGTTTTGTTACTGTATAAAGCTGCTAAACAATAGTGTagctgtcatttttttttttttttgcaaccaTTGACACCGATCGCTTTTGGTATCATATCTCCGTGATCTTCTACGGATAAATTTAATCAACTAAATTTCAATACTAGTCTTTAAACAAAATTAGATCCTTAGTTTGATTAATTCTTGGAAGCAATTTCGGCGTCTAGAATTGGAATAGTGTTGCCTGAAATTGCTGAAATCATTGTTATGAAGGAAACATTAAGTTGTATTAAAAGGAAATGGTGAGAGGATGTGATCATCTAGACAGATTTGTTGATTGTTGTTCAAGCACTCAACAGTTATGTTCATATGACTTTCTACTTTGGTTCTGttcatattttaatttcttttgtttATCGATCTGCTAACAAGGCTGTCCATTGTCTTGctcaaaaattttgttttttgtcAGGTTACTTGTTTAATGAGCTGATACTCCTTTTTTGAAGAACATTGTAATAGCTGAGGCTATTTCTTAATatatttcttttcaaaaaaaaaaaaagtgcaattgtataaataaaatatatgcgATTGAAATCAGATTAATTAAAAGATTTTTTACACCTAATActcaaatttttaacttttttactttttaatgtagactagaatttattttttcaaaaatgttattttttaagaagtaaattttatatataagttttatactATGTACTGCGTTAAGTTTTTacagttattttttagttgttccactactgttttaattgttctattttgttgttttatggatgttttataaaaagatagtatttttataaaaaattctacgtgacaataaaattataaatttttattctgttgctcctaaattcgcccaatatacgtggaccagtcaagagggaacacgtggatcagataacttggaaagatttgctaagtctttttatgccaccaggaagcgctattaacatgggtcccggaggagacacccggagtataagctactcccggaagctagtgtagcgtgaaggctctccgggatgtgtcaggtctctcccgagaaatcaagtcgcatttaatgctgcatgggaggaagcgtgttgggactgtaacacgcaataaagtctgacggcacaacccccaaacagcagcgctacagtaatgatcatttaagtctagcgacggctactctgcgaagagtcacgtcaatcataagacaaaaaggacattctccataaaagccctacagcacctagggatttgaccatgcatcacccatggtatattcatcggaaatgcccaactttatggatacttacagatacatgtgtaagaacaattctagggatcaccccaccaaaacactataaataccccctcaaagctcatttaatggggtcggaggatcttggttgcaaaagagcaagaagagaaaaactcACCCA is a window from the Cannabis sativa cultivar Pink pepper isolate KNU-18-1 chromosome 1, ASM2916894v1, whole genome shotgun sequence genome containing:
- the LOC115707665 gene encoding protein PAL OF QUIRKY is translated as MTSSHHHSELDSYATDSVASSPRSDHQPHDLHTRVRFMCSFGGKIVPRPHDNQLRYVGGDTRIVAVHRATNFSGLLTKLSKLSGTSDVIVKYQLPNEDLDALISVTTDEDVENMVDEYDRLVQNQNPKSTRLRIFLFSKDEEYSETSSITSILHGSTNRDTWFIDALNSGGASTGLQRGRSEVSSIVSEVPDYLFGLDNPDDPQNRGGDPKHKFRPVLHDCVSGSDPGSPAPRVSSPFCSTSSVPSVHLIPNLPPVRTKSESQFPMTEKSETPISQPAGYTENSMMHYVTAADTLYPAQPVRQVPLYYVPTSIPPPENFPIQHVSVPIRAPYVPVQQYPVVTGQIPVGYHYPVQGVDAQVYGGGGLRPATSLDPRDLSGARLVPDGVSQQQQMLYGVRNQVPVYPGMAVPAQGEDLRGPGFGLDLKISKVNHSS